In the Apteryx mantelli isolate bAptMan1 chromosome 13, bAptMan1.hap1, whole genome shotgun sequence genome, one interval contains:
- the ERCC6L gene encoding DNA excision repair protein ERCC-6-like, protein MRRVEAALAEAAAAEEEEEEEEGFVDVCGSGLLLYGEMHEKLFQHQREGVAFLYHLHREGRPGGILADDMGLGKTIQIIAFLSGMFDADLVRHVLLIMPTTLVSSWLAEFARWTPGLRVKEFHGTSKTERTRNLERVQRKNGIVVTSYQMLINNWKQLASSHEEEFVWDYVILDEAHKIKCPSNKTTKCVYAIPAKHRLLLTGTPVQNNLREMWSLFDFACQGSLLGTAKTFKMEYENPITRAREKDATLGEKALGLKISENLMTIIKPYFLRRTKEDIKENCNADKLHAPLPENPSENSAPVMPSLTRKNDFVVWVYLAPIQEEIYRNFLSLDHLKEVLMTTRSPLAELTVLKKLCDHPRLLSARACIQLGLEGHEYSEQDYKSETGLLSGANKIDHLSEETVIQESGKMLFLVGLLERLRDEGHRTLVFSQSRKMLDIIEHVLSRRQFKIMRIDGTVTHLTEREKRISAFQNDKDYSVFLLTTQVGGVGITLTAASRVVIFDPSWNPATDAQAVDRAYRIGQKENVVIYRLITCGTVEEKIYRRQVFKDSLIRQTTGDKKNPYRYFSKQELRELFTLEDTRTSATQIQLQSLHATQRKTDVQLDEHIAYLHSLEMFGISDHDLIYTREITHEEQAESEEAHQYIQQRVQKAHELVQLESQLRDQRMERIGNASEGTWPRAPELASQPKKKSPGLNNISRFVSPPVVAKLENDEAIDLTEDEEVQIVNVSSKMTSLTIDDEGEEKLAQDVSSMDTSSEIVKQSHIQESKQNHESSIMPSSPGLHPLDRESPSLEQKWCSRTFHVNSNSLTDAGNGLSEQSQRSCDESGMADDPKTAELSDQVPEPLAALGTDENDIPELPLAATLPRLSNVMPEVHAGMQNSHVLEASMEAMSVSSLQEQVDFNLVLEESEDGWQDVSNGERSLENPEKAEFQLKAESDCKSPMKSWVCENDNFGNSCHTAKDLNNSLQENETSEESSSVFAFSRKKCIQRIASDSEDENHSIVILKENKSDKRSSPLNSPLHQFLEGISASTPKCDRSIAKAIFSPRVTNSGNRSTASRRSVINMVVDQVEDIGEIMGTTDDEGTSDDEENTEEQEDLVEEEAEECSGESAEPEEEPAGETLDAVGESFHLDCMQSEQSEADETESSQEESTGDAELQSDEQIDYFTQESVSQKDIGQSSSPALDNYSTLIDCGKKLKDEGKLQEALNCFLQALDIKNGDPEVMLMTLNLYRQLAQK, encoded by the coding sequence ATGCGGCGGGTGGAGGCGGCGctggccgaggcggcggcggcggaggaggaggaggaggaggaggaaggcttcgTGGACGTGTGCGGCAGCGGCCTGCTGCTCTACGGGGAGATGCACGAGAAGCTCTTCCAGCATCAGCGGGAAGGCGTTGCCTTCCTGTACCACCTGCACCGAGAGGGCAGGCCCGGCGGCATCCTGGCTGATGACATGGGCCTGGGCAAGACCATCCAGATCATCGCCTTCCTCTCGGGCATGTTTGATGCTGACCTTGTCCGGCATGTCCTGCTCATCATGCCCACCACGCTGGTCAGCAGCTGGCTGGCAGAGTTTGCTCGCTGGACCCCTGGCCTGCGTGTCAAGGAGTTCCATGGCACCAGCAAGACAGAGCGCACCAGGAacctggagagggtccagaggaagAATGGTATCGTTGTCACAAGCTACCAGATGCTTATTAACAACTGGAAGCAGCTTGCCAGCAGCCATGAAGAGGAGTTTGTCTGGGACTACGTCATTCTCGATGAAGCGCATAAAATCAAGTGCCCGTCAAACAAAACGACAAAGTGTGTGTACGCTATTCCTGCAAAACATCGCCTCCTCCTCACGGGCACCCCAGTGCAAAACAACCTGCGGGAAATGTGGTCCTTGTTCGACTTTGCATGCCAAGGCTCTCTCTTAGGAACagccaaaacatttaaaatggaaTATGAGAATCCTATTACGAGGGCAAGAGAGAAGGATGCAACTCTAGGAGAGAAAGCGCTGGGACTTAAAATATCTGAGAATCTAATGACCATTATAAAGCCATATTTTCTCAGAAGAACTAAAGAAGATATAAAAGAAAATTGTAATGCTGACAAATTGCATGCTCCTCTTCCTGAGAATCCAAGTGAGAATAGTGCTCCTGTTATGCCATCTCTTACTAGGAAAAATGACTTTGTTGTGTGGGTGTATTTAGCACCAATACAAGAGGAGATCTACAGGAACTTTCTCTCTCTGGATCATTTGAAAGAAGTGCTGATGACAACCCGATCACCCTTGGCGGAGCTGACTGTCCTGAAGAAGCTGTGTGACCACCCCAGGCTTCTGTCTGCAAGAGCATGTATCCAGCTGGGCTTAGAAGGACACGAATACTCTGAGCAGGATTACAAGAGTGAAACAGGTTTACTTTCAGGAGCTAACAAAATAGATCATCTATCTGAAGAGACTGTGATTCAGGAGTCTGGGAAAATGCTGTTCCTTGTAGGACTTCTAGAAAGGCTGCGAGATGAGGGACACAGAACACTGGTATTCTCACAGTCGAGGAAGATGCTAGATATCATAGAGCATGTTTTGTCTCGCAGACAATTTAAGATCATGCGTATTGATGGAACAGTAACCCACTTAACAgaacgggaaaagcgcattagtgCATTTCAGAATGACAAAGACTACTCTGTCTTCTTGCTCACTACACAAGTTGGTGGTGTTGGTATAACCTTAACAGCAGCTAGCAGAGTAGTGATCTTTGATCCCAGCTGGAATCCAGCTACAGATGCCCAGGCTGTGGACAGAGCTTATAGGATTGGGCAAAAGGAGAATGTAGTAATTTATAGACTGATTACCTGTGGTACCGTGGAAGAGAAAATATATAGGCGACAAGTATTCAAGGATTCATTAATAAGACAGACTACTGGTGACAAAAAGAACCCATATAGATATTTTTCCAAACAGGAACTAAGGGAGCTTTTCACATTAGAAGATACTCGAACATCTGCAACTCAAATCCAGCTGCAGTCTCTGCATGCCACCCAACGAAAGACTGATGTGCAGCTGGATGAACATATTGCTTATTTGCACTCTCTGGAAATGTTTGGCATTTCTGATCATGACTTAATATATACAAGGGAAATAACTCACGAGGAGCAGGCTGAGAGCGAAGAAGCCCATCAATACATTCAACAGAGGGTACAGAAAGCCCATGAGCTAGTTCAGTTAGAGTCTCAGCTTAGAGACCAGAGGATGGAGAGAATCGGAAATGCTTCTGAGGGGACATGGCCAAGAGCACCAGAACTGGCTTCCCAGCCAAAGAAGAAATCTCCAGGGTTGAACAACATCAGTCGCTTTGTTTCACCACCAGTAGTTGCTAAACTTGAAAATGATGAAGCTATAGATCTTACAGAGGATGAGGAAGTCCAGATTGTTAATGTCAGCTCTAAAATGACAAGTCTGACTATTGATGATGAAGGTGAAGAGAAACTGGCACAAGATGTGTCCAGTATGGATACTAGCAGTGAGATAGTGAAACAATCCCATATACAAGAATCTAAGCAAAATCATGAATCAAGCATTATGCCATCATCCCCTGGACTTCATCCACTTGACAGGGAGAGCCCGAGTCTTGAACAGAAATGGTGTTCTCGTACTTTTCATGTAAATTCAAATAGCTTGACTGATGCAGGGAATGGTCTGTCTGAACAATCTCAGCGCTCCTGTGATGAATCTGGTATGGCTGATGATCCTAAAACTGCAGAACTGTCGGATCAGGTACCTGAACCACTTGCTGCTTTGGGGACAGATGAGAATGACATTCCTGAGCTACCTCTGGCTGCCACACTGCCAAGATTATCAAATGTTATGCCGGAAGTCCATGCTGGGATGCAGAACTCTCATGTGTTGGAAGCCAGTATGGAGGCTATGTCTGTGTCTTCTCTCCAGGAGCAAGTGGACTTCAATCTTGTCTTGGAAGAGTCTGAAGATGGTTGGCAAGATGTCTCAAATGGGGAAAGATCACTGGAGAATCCAGAAAAGGCAGAGTTTCAACTAAAAGCAGAAAGTGACTGTAAATCTCCAATGAAAAGTTGGGTATGTGAGAATGATAACTTTGGAAACTCCTGCCACACAGCTAAAGATCTGAATAACTCCCTGCAAGAGAACGAAACATCAGAGGAAAGTAGTAGTGTCTTTGCTTTTAGTAGAAAGAAGTGCATACAAAGAATCGCTTCTGACAGTGAGGATGAAAACCATTCCATTGTGATCTTGAAGGAAAACAAGTCTGATAAAAGGTCCTCTCCCTTGAACAGCCCTCTGCATCAATTTTTGGAAGGAATCAGTGCATCCACTCCTAAATGTGACAGAAGTATAGCAAAGGCCATCTTTTCTCCCCGGGTAACTAACAGTGGGAACAGGTCTACAGCTTCCAGAAGATCTGTAATCAACATGGTGGTGGACCAGGTTGAGGATATTGGAGAAATCATGGGAACCACTGATGATGAAGGAACCAGTGATGATGAAGAAAATACTGAGGAGCAAGAGGACCTTGTAGAAGAAGAAGCTGAAGAGTGTAGTGGGGAATCTGCTGAGCCTGAAGAAGAACCTGCTGGAGAAACACTTGATGCGGTTGGAGAATCCTTCCATCTAGATTGCATGCAGTCTGAACAGTCTGAAGCAGATGAAACAGAGTCATCTCAGGAGGAATCCACTGGTGATGCTGAACTTCAGTCTGATGAGCAGATAGACTACTTCACCCAGGAAAGTGTCTCCCAGAAAGACATTGGTCAGAGTTCCTCTCCTGCCTTAGATAATTACAGTACCTTAATAGACTGTGGGAAGAAACTGAAGGATGAGGGAAAACTACAGGAGGCGTTGAACTGTTTTCTGCAAGCTCTTGACATAAAAAATGGAGATCCTGAAGTTATGCTTATGACCCTGAACTTGTATAGACAGCTAGCCCAGAAATGA
- the NHSL2 gene encoding NHS-like protein 2, producing the protein MPFYKRSVVARRGRAAVPLAELRDVCSLAALTLLRQLADLCGHSLALLGDIEGDVAALGRRAGRLHRRTARLQALLRGRPLRGAHAAPATSNLDLESKKAAHAKLPWQQPVNVFLASGRPPGMEQLHQEAQLNLQSLLQEEYEEQYTETRVTGQTFRAASHLPPDTPSEPSPRPPPAKRLEFVLMPPSRRANEDETTTTTLGVRPPEASLSLPTTPDKQTAWTRAFPLPTVEEKQWHQSCSIQTNIVPINVSGQHFTRHASARHSLFNTETAMNPKSTLRRRRTVIGFPNLSLRDQGSTNGPTFNTHAPIAESVSCSFVPETANGKKPTQEISPRQPLSAPLRKTFSDLGETLQARCYQPPAKMDNAAMTYTGACNGPQGSTFSPSWSANSFSYTSPPSPTAGQSKGPACASPGSSSTSPNLGSPMDTDRAASFFIAKEEHVGSNGPSSFSCTVPEFPPTTTGSQRCEGRETRVNFLPGSKEETETEREPSRLDVDRGACRFRERSLSVPTDSGSLCSMDITYAENRRGSTNYTLNYPSASSEGSTSTDNVSMGLEQDTQQRRRSKSISLKKAKKKPSPPTRSVSLIKDEQVTSVGPGPALPKDQRPKSLCIPLDPQGHRLVHADPQGNAGSEPDGVAPSRQWYLTDWKTGDPYQSLSSSSTATGTTVIERVKARGSSESLTSPSISRATTPSQLSTEVDLKTSSPGRRTGLMSPSSGYSSQSETPTPTIPTSVILGHSPHQVRVRPLVPERKSSLPPTSPMERSPKSRLSFDLPLTPPAHLDLSGLKISLKGKTKVSRHHSDSTFGIKLAQKTSPIQPIMPMVTQSDLQSVRLRSISRSETEDNVDSPDHGEEPAHGPCTVPERKVKPPVAEKPPLAKRPPSILHKALALREEGPLSPTSPPSIAAKEKDSFVVLRKGELRRSPAEPLLTPALAGPRRLSQGSLEDEPRPERCGAAEGERRRSKVPPPVPKKPSVLYLPLTPVPAQQGASTGDQALTPSPIITLDADTSCCDPDFDDLPPPEALGTAQGSETPSEQGSSTEAGVEEKSFTSDKTADSIAEEDDDVFMASRTTEDLFTVIHRSKRKVLGWKEPGDTFGSRPNSHSPVKTSGSPTSESPAAVVSTGKSSSRNEDFKALLQKKSSKTSPGTRPSAAELLKTTNPLARRVMTEFAPELDGANSPKSQP; encoded by the exons CCACCTCTAACCTAGACCTCGAGAGCAAGAAAGCTGCCCACGCCAAGCTGCCATGGCAGCAGCCGGTGAATGTGTTCCTGGCCTCCGGCCGCCCACCAGGCATGGAGCAGCTGCACCAGGAGGCCCAGCTCAACCTCCAGAGCTTGCTGCAAG AAGAGTATGAAGAGCAGTACACAGAGACCAGGGTCACCGGGCAGACCTTCCGCGCCGCCAGCCACCTGCCCCCAGACACACCCTCCGAGCCGTCACCCCGGCCCCCACCTGCCAAGCGTCTCGAGTTCGTGCTTATG CCCCCAAGTCGGCGAGCAAACGAAGATGAGACCACCACTACCACACTTGGTGTGAGGCCTCCCGAGGCCTCCCTGAGCCTCCCCACCACCCCGGACAAGCAGACAGCCTGGACCAGGGCTTTCCCCCTGCCCACCGTGGAGGAGAAGCAGTGGCACCAGTCCTGCTCCATCCAGACCAACATCGTCCCCATCAATGTCTCTG GGCAGCACTTTACTAGGCACGCGAGTGCTCGTCACTCCCTGTTTAACACAGAGACCGCGATGAACCCCAAGTCCACCCTGCGGCGTAGACGGACCGTTATCGGATTCCCTAACCTGTCCCTGCGAGACCAAG gcagcaccaACGGCCCCACGTTCAACACGCACGCGCCCATCGCAGAGTCTGTGTCCTGCAGCTTTGTGCCTGAGACTGCTAATGGGAAAAAGCCAACCCAAGAGATAAGCCCCCGCCAGCCGCTTTCTGCCCCACTGAGGAAGACCTTCAGTGACCTCGGGGAGACACTGCAGGCACGGTGCTACCAGCCACCTGCCAAGATGGACAATGCAGCCATGACCTACACCGGTGCCTGCAATGGGCCACAGGGCTCCACCTTCTCCCCATCATGGAGCGCCAATTCCTTCAGCTACACGAGTCCTCCCAgccccactgcaggccagagcaaggGGCCTGCATGTGCTTCACCAGGCAGCTCCAGCACATCACCAAACCTGGGCTCTCCCATGGACACTGACCGGGCAGCCTCCTTCTTCATCGCGAaggaggagcatgtgggaagcaATGGGCCCAGCTCCTTTTCCTGTACAGTGCCTGAGTTCCCCCCAACCACCacgggcagccagaggtgtgagGGCCGAGAAACCAGAGTGAATTTCTTGCCAGGAAGCaaagaggagacagagacagagagggaaCCATCACGCCTGGACGTGGACCGGGGAGCCTGCCGGTTTCGTGAGCGGTCGCTGTCAGTGCCCACTGACTCAGGCTCTCTGTGCTCCATGGACATCACATATGCTGAGAACCGAAGGGGCAGCACCAACTACACCTTGAACTACCCCAGTGCCAGCTCTGAGGGCAGCACAAGTACTGATAATGTCTCCATGGGACTGGAACAAGACACTCAGCAAAGGCGACGCTCCAAAAGCATCTCCCTCAAGAAGGCAAAGAAGAAACCTTCaccacccacacgcagtgtctcTCTGATTAAGGATGAGCAAGTCACCTCAGTGGGGCCTGGCCCTGCGCTGCCAAAGGATCAGAGACCCAAGAGCCTGTGCATCCCACTAGACCCTCAGGGCCACCGGCTGGTGCACGCAGATCCACAGGGAAATGCAGGCAGTGAGCCCGATGGTGTGGCCCCCTCCCGTCAGTGGTATCTCACAGACTGGAAGACTGGAGATCCCTACCAGTCTCTCTCCAGCTCTAGCACAGCAACAGGGACCACAGTGATCGAGCGTGTCAAGGCACGGGGCAGCTCTGAGTCCCTCACATCCCCCTCTATTTCCAGGGCCACAACACCCTCCCAACTCTCCACAGAGGTGGATCTCAAAACCTCTTCCCCGGGTAGGCGCACTGGACTGATGTCCCCATCTAGCGGGTACTCCAGCCAGTCTGAAACCCCAACACCAACCATCCCCACATCAGTGATCCTTGGGCACTCCCCACACCAGGTGCGTGTGAGGCCACTGGTCCCTGAGAGGAAGTCCTCGCTGCCCCCCACTTCCCCCATGGAGAGAAGCCCCAAGTCCAGGCTGTCCTTCGACCTGCCACTCACACCGCCTGCCCACCTTGACCTCTCAGGACTGAAGATCTCCCTGAAGGGGAAGACAAAAGTCAGCCGGCACCACTCTGATTCCACCTTCGGCATCAAGCTGGCCCAGAAGACCAGCCCCATCCAGCCCATCATGCCCATGGTCACACAGTCGGACCTGCAGTCCGTCCGCCTGCGCTCCATCAGCCGATCAGAGACAGAGGACAATGTGGATAGCCCAGACCATGGCGAGGAGCCAGCACACGGCCCCTGCACTGTGCCTGAGAGGAAGGTGAAGCCTCCTGTGGCAGAGAAGCCACCACTGGCCAAACGGCCCCCAAGCATCCTGCACAAGGCCCTGGCCCTGCGGGAGGAGGGTCCCCTGTCCCCCACATCCCCACCAAGCATCGCTGCCAAGGAGAAGGACAGCTTCGTGGTGCTGCGGAAAGGGGAGCTGAGGAGGAGTCCAGCAGAGCCCCTCTTGACCCCAGCCTTGGCAGGACCACGGCGGCTCTCACAGGGCAGCCTGGAGGATGAGCCACGGCCAGAGCGCTGCGGTGCTGCTGAGGGGGAGCGGAGGAGGTCCAAGGTGCCCCCGCCAGTGCCCAAGAAGCCCAGCGTGCTCTACCTACCACTCACACCGGTTCCAGCTCAGCAGGGAGCCAGCACAGGGGACCAGGCactgacccccagccccatcaTCACGCTGGATGCTGACACCAGCTGCTGCGACCCAGATTTCGATGACCTGCCTCCTCCAGAGGCCCTGGGCACAGCGCAAGGCAGCGAGACCCCCTCCGAACAAG GCAGCTCAACAGAGGCAGGCGTGGAGGAAAAGAGCTTCACAAGCGACAAGACAGCCGACTCCATTGCGGAGGAGGATGACGATGTGTTCATGGCATCCCGCACAACAGAGGATCTATTCACTGTGATCCACAG GTCGAAGAGGAAGGTGCTTGGGTGGAAGGAACCCGGAGACACGTTTGGCAGCCGGCCCAATTCCCACTCACCTGTAAAGACTTCAGGGTCTCCGACCAGCGAGTCCCCTGCAGCAGTAGTCAGCACGGGGAAGTCCTCAAGCAGGAATGAAGACTTTAAGGCCCTGCTACAGAAGAAGAGCAGCAAAACCAGCCCTGGTACCCGGCCATCTGCAGCTGAACTGCTCAAGACCACAAACCCACTGGCTCGGAGGGTCATGACGGAGTTTGCCCCTGAGCTAGATGGTGCAAATAGCCCCAAGAGCCAGCCCTAA
- the PIN4 gene encoding peptidyl-prolyl cis-trans isomerase NIMA-interacting 4 — translation MPPKGKGGGKGGKGGDGGGEGKAQGPKGGGSAVKVRHILCEKHGKAMEAMEKLKSGVRFSEVATQYSEDKARQGGDLGWMTRGSMVGPFQDAAFALPVSSMDKPVYTDPPVKTKFGYHIIMVEGRK, via the exons ATGCCTCCGAAAGGGAAAGGCGGCGGCAAGGGGGGCAAGG gtggcgacggcggcggcgagggcaagGCCCAGGGCCCGaagggcggcggcagcgccgtgAAG GTTCGACACATCTTGTGCGAAAAGCACGGCAAAGCCATGGAGGCCATGGAGAAGCTGAAGTCTGGAGTGCGCTTCAGTGAAGTAGCCACACAGTACAGCGAGGATAAAGCCAGACAAGGG GGAGACTTGGGCTGGATGACCAGAGGTTCCATGGTGGGACCTTTCCAGGATGCAGCATTTGCCTTGCCTGTGAGCAGCATGGACAAGCCAGTATATACAGACCCTCCTGTCAAAACAAAGTTTGGGTACCACATTATCATggtggaaggaaggaaataa